One genomic segment of Arachis duranensis cultivar V14167 chromosome 4, aradu.V14167.gnm2.J7QH, whole genome shotgun sequence includes these proteins:
- the LOC107484919 gene encoding protein FAR1-RELATED SEQUENCE 5-like, which produces MEDHIEANYVCAMLLLSFNKDEEHRRTEVEFFKVVRVSRAVDRCRVVFRDMFQEWCPIGGVMSIVEDSSNVLCLHCLADYEDVPKVGMYFGTTEDANQFYQNYAKRVGFVTKIRFTRRVGKDKVPKNQMITCNREGKRKSRVSPIEKTNPRTNYNCPARISIRLNKEGLWIISKVCLDHSHPCDPEMAKLLTRNREMTMHMCRVIERNDEAGVRPSKTYQVLVGEAGGFSKINLMEKDVRNYLSRKVRNVTEEMDAREMLKYFTRMKEMNSDFYFDIELDQNKRLKTIFWADARSRAAYEYFGDIVSFDTTYKTNRYDMPFGSFVGVNHHGNSVLLGCGLLTKENSGSFTWLFNAWLTCMHGKAPKGIITDQCLGIRAGIENVMPETRHRLCIWYITKKIPEKFKRHKRYEELQSDLNNIVWESISEDDFQNQWEDFLIEYGLEDNKWLSDIYEERHRWVPIFLDNFFWAGMRSTQRSESMHSYFDKFINNKSLLIQFVKQYDNCLGWKEQQEREADVEDYKSIIPCATNSLIEKQFQGAYTNAKFKEVQKQFRKKANCILHLMKAVSTSKVYSILEDVSTSKERVYEVNYNAETKDITCMCQMFESRGILCRHSLVVLGHERVREIPRRYILDRWSKLVKRRHSDIKSSHDPSLLNPKTERFDDLCSHSNSVAQFASQTKETSDILHRYLDMAMAECQKHVANSSSNANELDNLLTSEDGGKDALSIFIGGCIISIQDIKSPPYVFTKGRPTNRLGFEKDKMIKKKTKAKKRKNEITEKEDNQHIGDIQSLPFNEQVHPILQDANYNVNEGFKSDSMGASMGGFMSLLNSIHSYQFSNVD; this is translated from the exons ATGGAGGACCACATTGAAGCCAATTATGTTTGTGCCATGCTGCTACTAAGTTTTAACAAAGACGAAGAGCATAGAAGAACGGAAgttgaattttttaaagttgTACGTGTTTCTAGAGCAGTCGATAGGTGCAGAGTGGTCTTCAGGGATATGTTCCAAGAGTG GTGCCCTATTGGCGGCGTTATGAGTATTGTCGAAGATAGTTCTAATGTCTTGTGTTTGCATTGCCTTGCTGATTACGAG GATGTGCCCAAGGTCGGCATGTATTTTGGAACCACTGAAGATGCAAATCAATTTTATCAGAATTATGCCAAGCGCGTTGGTTTTGTTACTAAGATAAGGTTTACCCGAAGAGTTGGTAAAGATAAGGTTCCTAAGAATCAAATGATCACTTGCAATAGGGAGGGAAAACGCAAGTCTAGAGTTTCACCAATAGAAAAGACCAACCCTAGAACCAACTACAATTGCCCTGcaaggatttctattaggttGAATAAGGAGGGTCTTTGGATTATATCGAAGGTGTGCTTGGATCATTCACATCCTTGTGATCCAGAGATGGCAAAACTGTTGACACGTAATAGAGAGATGACTATGCACATGTGTCGAGTCATTGAGAGGAATGATGAAGCAGGTGTGAGACCAAGCAAAACATATCAAGTATTGGTGGGTGAAGCAGGAGGTTTTTCTAAGATAAACTTAATGGAAAAAGATGTTAGGAACTATCTTAGCAGAAAGGTACGCAATGTTACGGAAGAAATGGATGCTAGGGAGATGTTGAAGTATTTTACACGGATGAAGGAAATGAACtctgatttttattttgatattgaaCTTGATCAAAACAAGCGTCTCAAAACTATATTTTGGGCTGATGCTCGAAGTAGAGCAGCATATGAGTACTTCGGTGATATAGTTTCGTTTGATACTACTTATAAAACCAATCGTTACGATATGCCATTTGGTTCCTTTGTGGGGGTTAATCACCATGGTAACTCAGTGCTTCTTGGGTGTGGTTTGTTGACTAAGGAAAATTCAGGCTCGTTTACTTGGTTATTTAATGCTTGGCTTACATGTATGCATGGAAAGGCTCCTAAAGGCATTATAACAGACCAATGCCTCGGAATACGAGCTGGAATTGAGAATGTGATGCCAGAGACACGTCATAGGTTATGCATTTGGTACATTACGAAAAAGATTccagaaaaattcaaaagacacaAGAGATATGAAGAGTTACAAagtgatttaaataatattgtttGGGAGTCTATTTCAGAagatgattttcaaaatcaatggGAAGATTTTCTGATTGAATATGGTTTAGAAGATAACAAGTGGCTATCAG ATATCTATGAAGAAAGACATCGATGGGTTCCAATTTTTCTTGACAACTTTTTTTGGGCTGGTATGAGATCCACACAACGAAgtgagagcatgcattcatattttgacaaatttataaataacaagagcttgttgattcaATTTGTCAAACAATATGACAATTGCCTTGGATGGAAAGAGCAACAAGAAAGGGAGGCTGATGTTGAAGACTATAAATCAATAATACCTTGTGCCACTAATTCCTTAATAGAGAAGCAATTTCAAGGTGCCTATACTAATGCAAAGTTTAAGGAAGTACAAAAGCAATTTAGAAAGAAAGCAAATTGTATTTTGCACCTTATGAAAGCAGTTTCTACATCTAAAGTCTATTCTATTTTGGAGGATGTATCTACTTCTAAAGAGAGGGTTTATGAAGTTAACTACAATGCGGAAACGAAGGATATTACATGCATGTGTCAAATGTTTGAATCAAGAGGCATATTATGCCGTCATAGCTTGGTTGTCCTAGGGCATGAACGCGTGAGAGAAATTCCAAGAAGATACATTTTGGACCGTTGGAGCAAACTTGTGAAGCGAAGACATAGTGATATTAAGAGCAGCCATGATCCAAGTTTGTTGAATCCAAAAACAGAGAGGTTTGATGATTTATGCTCCCATTCGAACAGTGTTGCTCAATTTGCATCCCAAACAAAggaaacaagtgatatcttacaTCGTTATCTTGATATGGCTATGGCGGAGTGTCAAAAGCATGTTGCTAACTCATCATCTAATGCCAATGAGTTAGATAATTTGCTTACATCAGAAGATGGTGGTAAAGATGCACTGTCCATTTTTATAGGAGGTTGTATAATAAGCATTCAAGATATTAAAAGCCCTCCTTATGTGTTCACTAAGGGTCGTCCAACAAATAGGTTAGGATTTGAAAAAGACAAGATGATAAAAAAGAAGACCAAggcaaagaagaggaaaaatgaGATAACCGAAAAAGAG GATAATCAACACATTGGAGATATTCAAAGTCTCCCTTTCAACGAACAGGTTCATCCAATA CTTCAAGATGCTAACTACAATGTTAATGAGGGATTTAAATCTGATTCAATGGGAGCATCAATGGGAGGATTCATGTCCTTATTGAACTCAATCCATTCATACCAATTCTCAAATGTCGATTGA